Proteins from one Flavobacterium sp. N2038 genomic window:
- the cmk gene encoding (d)CMP kinase — translation MKKITIAIDGFSSTGKSTLAKQLAKELEYVYVDTGAMYRAVAYFAMQNNIIGADFFDKNVLIDTLPKIQLEFKFNADLGFAEMFLNGENIEKQIRTIEVSNFVSKVAAVSEVRAKLVEQQQEMGKNKGIVMDGRDIGTVVFPDAELKIFMTASAETRAQRRFDELQQKGDNVTYEEVLKNVVDRDHMDTHREDSPLVIADDAIEIDNSYLNKEEQFAAVLELINDVVKTV, via the coding sequence TTGAAAAAAATTACTATCGCTATCGATGGATTTTCATCTACAGGTAAAAGTACCTTAGCAAAACAATTAGCAAAAGAACTGGAATATGTATATGTAGATACTGGAGCAATGTATCGTGCAGTTGCATATTTTGCTATGCAGAACAATATTATTGGGGCTGATTTTTTTGATAAAAATGTTTTAATTGATACTTTGCCGAAAATTCAATTGGAGTTTAAATTCAATGCTGATTTAGGTTTTGCAGAAATGTTTTTAAATGGTGAAAATATTGAAAAGCAAATCAGAACAATTGAAGTTTCTAATTTTGTAAGCAAAGTTGCTGCTGTTTCTGAGGTTCGAGCAAAATTAGTTGAACAACAGCAGGAAATGGGCAAAAACAAAGGGATCGTAATGGATGGAAGAGATATAGGGACTGTTGTTTTTCCAGATGCGGAACTTAAAATATTCATGACTGCAAGTGCCGAGACACGTGCACAAAGACGTTTTGATGAATTACAACAAAAAGGTGATAACGTTACTTACGAAGAAGTTTTAAAGAATGTGGTAGACCGTGATCATATGGATACACATCGTGAAGATTCTCCTTTAGTGATTGCAGACGACGCTATAGAGATAGATAATTCTTACTTAAATAAAGAAGAGCAGTTTGCTGCTGTTTTAGAATTAATAAATGATGTTGTTAAAACAGTTTAA
- a CDS encoding nucleoside permease has product MGIKNRLIIMSFLQFFVWGAWLITIGNYWFGTKNWEGTQFGLVFGTMGIASLFMPTLTGIIADRWINAEKLYGALHILYAVVLFGIAQVTTPDTFIIVMLLAMCCYMPTIALSNSISYTSLKLNNKNIVKDFPPIRVWGTIGFIVAMWITNLSGSKATEYQFYIAGVGALILGVYAFTLPKCEPQRLIKENATWIETFGLESFKLFANYKMALFFVFSMFLGGALQLTNAYGDVFLDEFKHFPKYADSFVIKYSTIIMSISQVSETLFILAIPFFLRRFGIKQVMLISMLAWVLRFGLFAFGDPVGGLWMIILSCIVYGMAFDFFNISGSLFVESNTDSKIRSSAQGLFMMMTNGVGAVLGSLTSGWAIDRFFTKSFNTSTELAGFLQTDASNAKIAEFVKSQGNSISVDGVFANPVLMKDWHTIWLSFAAYALVIAIAFAVLFKHKHDPRELEGLNH; this is encoded by the coding sequence ATGGGGATTAAAAACAGATTGATTATAATGAGCTTTCTTCAATTTTTTGTATGGGGAGCGTGGCTTATTACAATTGGAAATTATTGGTTTGGTACAAAGAACTGGGAAGGTACACAATTCGGTTTGGTATTTGGAACCATGGGAATCGCTTCTCTTTTTATGCCAACACTTACTGGTATTATTGCTGACAGATGGATTAATGCCGAAAAATTATACGGTGCACTTCATATACTTTATGCAGTTGTCTTATTTGGAATCGCGCAAGTAACTACTCCGGACACTTTTATTATTGTAATGCTTTTAGCAATGTGTTGTTATATGCCAACAATTGCTTTAAGTAATTCTATTTCTTATACTTCATTAAAACTTAATAATAAGAATATTGTAAAAGATTTTCCGCCTATTCGTGTTTGGGGAACTATTGGTTTTATTGTTGCGATGTGGATTACAAACTTAAGTGGAAGTAAAGCTACTGAATACCAATTTTATATTGCCGGAGTCGGTGCCTTGATTTTAGGAGTTTATGCTTTTACATTGCCAAAATGTGAGCCGCAACGTTTGATTAAAGAAAATGCGACATGGATTGAGACTTTTGGTTTAGAGTCTTTTAAATTGTTTGCCAATTATAAAATGGCTTTGTTTTTTGTTTTTTCTATGTTTTTAGGAGGAGCACTTCAGCTAACAAATGCTTACGGAGATGTTTTTTTGGATGAGTTTAAACACTTTCCAAAATACGCAGATTCGTTTGTGATTAAATATTCGACTATTATTATGTCGATTTCTCAGGTTTCTGAAACTTTATTTATTTTGGCAATTCCATTTTTCTTAAGACGTTTCGGGATCAAACAAGTTATGCTTATTAGTATGTTGGCCTGGGTATTGCGTTTCGGATTATTTGCTTTCGGAGATCCTGTTGGAGGTTTATGGATGATTATTTTGTCTTGTATTGTTTACGGAATGGCATTTGACTTCTTTAATATCTCAGGTTCTTTATTTGTAGAAAGTAATACAGATTCTAAAATTCGTTCTTCTGCACAAGGATTATTTATGATGATGACAAATGGAGTAGGAGCTGTTTTAGGGAGTTTGACTTCTGGTTGGGCAATTGATCGTTTCTTTACAAAATCGTTCAATACTTCGACAGAATTAGCTGGATTTTTGCAAACAGATGCTTCCAATGCTAAAATTGCTGAATTTGTAAAAAGTCAGGGTAATTCTATTTCTGTTGATGGTGTTTTTGCAAATCCGGTTTTAATGAAAGACTGGCATACTATCTGGTTGTCTTTTGCAGCTTATGCATTGGTTATTGCGATTGCGTTTGCAGTTTTGTTTAAACATAAACATGATCCTAGGGAATTAGAAGGGTTGAATCATTAA
- a CDS encoding TPR end-of-group domain-containing protein has translation MLKIKLFLLLLLGISGFAQTKVLYNQSLEAYKSKDYVLFLKLAKQLDSIRPMHPTFTYNLASAYSLNGKKQEALGVLKNIVLANNTIAFEDDSDFESIKNDEAFKELSQLKVLQLKTRESSVEKVRLSEKDLHPEGLVYLEKQKLWLASGIRNKKIVSFDASGKCSDWFVDGSYSVFALKTDYNEKYLWAACSAIPEMKGFKKELEGKSEILKIEIASKKIVKRYSIDGNHVFGDLAVTKNNEVYISDSAEPKIYRIEKDGLELWKDLRKEAFNLQGIAFNREESKLFIADYLKGILVIDFNSKKESWLEFPKETSKKGIDGLVFYKNSLIAIQNGVVPIRIVRFRLDQNETKIIDFAILDNNRKEFNEPALAALVHDKLYFFANSPWKFYDKDFQLDEAKFDNPKLFELDLKK, from the coding sequence ATGCTGAAAATTAAACTATTTCTATTGCTTTTACTTGGGATTTCGGGTTTTGCTCAGACAAAAGTTTTGTACAATCAAAGTTTGGAAGCTTATAAGAGTAAAGACTATGTTTTGTTTTTGAAATTAGCAAAGCAATTGGATAGCATTCGTCCAATGCATCCTACGTTTACTTATAATTTGGCTTCGGCTTATTCCTTAAATGGGAAAAAACAAGAAGCTTTAGGAGTTTTGAAAAATATTGTTCTCGCTAATAATACAATAGCTTTTGAAGATGATTCTGATTTTGAATCGATTAAGAATGATGAAGCTTTTAAAGAGTTATCGCAACTAAAAGTTTTACAATTAAAAACAAGAGAAAGCTCTGTTGAAAAAGTGAGGCTTTCCGAAAAAGATTTGCATCCCGAAGGATTAGTTTATTTAGAAAAACAAAAGCTTTGGCTGGCTTCTGGTATTAGAAATAAAAAGATTGTTTCTTTTGATGCTTCTGGTAAATGTTCAGATTGGTTTGTGGATGGTTCCTATTCTGTATTTGCTTTAAAGACAGATTATAATGAGAAATACCTTTGGGCAGCTTGTTCTGCAATTCCGGAAATGAAAGGCTTTAAGAAAGAATTAGAAGGGAAAAGTGAAATTTTGAAAATTGAAATTGCTTCTAAAAAAATAGTCAAACGATATTCTATCGATGGTAATCATGTTTTTGGCGATCTTGCTGTGACAAAGAATAATGAGGTTTATATTTCGGATAGCGCTGAACCGAAAATTTATAGAATAGAAAAAGATGGTTTAGAGCTTTGGAAAGATTTACGAAAAGAAGCTTTCAATCTGCAAGGAATAGCATTTAATAGAGAGGAATCAAAATTGTTTATAGCCGATTATTTAAAAGGAATTTTGGTGATCGATTTTAATAGTAAAAAAGAGTCTTGGCTGGAATTTCCAAAAGAAACTTCAAAAAAGGGAATTGACGGATTGGTTTTTTATAAAAACTCATTAATAGCAATTCAAAATGGAGTAGTGCCAATTAGGATTGTACGCTTTAGATTGGACCAAAACGAAACTAAAATAATTGATTTTGCGATCTTGGATAATAACAGAAAAGAATTTAATGAACCGGCTTTAGCAGCTTTAGTTCACGATAAATTGTACTTTTTTGCAAATTCGCCCTGGAAGTTTTATGATAAGGATTTTCAATTGGATGAAGCTAAATTTGATAATCCGAAACTGTTTGAACTTGATTTAAAGAAATAA
- a CDS encoding winged helix-turn-helix transcriptional regulator, which yields MKTECQPDLIKLEGRTYPCTVSLVMDLMGGKWKAVILYHLKNNSKRYNELRKEMPTVTERTLSLQLKQLEEDGLVFRKVEGKKPPIKVTYGLTEFGKSFSTVLDSITELGNSIAAEKGEFIKN from the coding sequence ATGAAAACAGAATGCCAACCCGATTTAATTAAGCTTGAAGGAAGAACGTATCCATGCACAGTAAGTTTAGTAATGGATTTAATGGGAGGGAAATGGAAAGCCGTAATCTTGTATCACTTAAAAAACAATTCAAAAAGATACAACGAACTTCGTAAAGAGATGCCCACGGTCACAGAACGAACTTTAAGTCTGCAACTCAAACAACTTGAAGAAGACGGTCTTGTTTTTAGGAAAGTCGAAGGAAAAAAACCTCCAATTAAAGTAACGTATGGCTTAACCGAATTTGGAAAATCTTTTAGCACTGTTTTAGATTCTATCACAGAATTAGGAAATTCGATTGCAGCCGAAAAAGGAGAGTTTATCAAAAACTAA
- a CDS encoding NAD(P)H-dependent oxidoreductase, producing the protein MALLILGHPQLGKSIANKAIIKEIQKNNSEIEIRNLGELYPDFNINAEEEQKALLRHETVILQYPLYWYNMPAILKHWFDVVFEHQFAYGSKGDKLKGKKLLTSVTVGSLEKEYKPFGKHNFRTTEFFKNIEQTAYFAQMTFLDPMFFHGTSAVDGFTEDEIKERAKRYANLLLSSVV; encoded by the coding sequence ATGGCATTATTAATTTTAGGACATCCACAGTTAGGGAAATCAATTGCAAATAAGGCAATTATTAAAGAAATCCAGAAAAACAATTCAGAAATTGAGATTAGAAACTTAGGCGAATTATATCCTGATTTTAATATCAATGCTGAAGAAGAACAAAAGGCGTTATTGCGACATGAAACTGTCATTCTGCAGTATCCTTTATATTGGTATAATATGCCGGCGATTTTAAAGCATTGGTTTGATGTGGTTTTTGAGCATCAGTTTGCTTATGGGTCAAAAGGGGATAAGTTAAAAGGTAAAAAGCTTTTAACAAGTGTTACGGTGGGTTCGCTGGAGAAAGAGTACAAACCTTTTGGAAAACATAATTTCAGAACCACAGAATTCTTTAAAAATATTGAACAAACTGCTTATTTTGCTCAAATGACTTTTCTTGATCCGATGTTTTTTCACGGAACATCTGCTGTAGATGGTTTTACAGAAGATGAAATTAAAGAACGAGCAAAGAGATATGCAAATCTTTTATTGAGTTCTGTTGTATAA
- the rpsA gene encoding 30S ribosomal protein S1 gives MSEQLKSQEEFLANFNWHNFQEGIDAVDEKNLQEFEELVSKTFIATDQEEVVEGVVVRITDRDVIVDINAKSEGVISLNEFRYNPNLKVGDKVEVLIDIREDKTGQLVLSHRKARTIKSWDRVIAANETGEIVNGFVKCRTKGGMIVDVFGIEAFLPGSQIDVKPIRDYDVYVNKMMEFKVVKINHEFKNVVVSHKALIEADIEVQKKEIIGQLQKGQVLEGVVKNITSYGVFIDLGGVDGLIHITDLSWSRINHPSEVLELDQKLNVVILDFDDEKTRIQLGLKQLNAHPWDALDANLTIGDKVKGKVVVIADYGAFIEVAEGVEGLIHVSEMSWSTHLRSAQDFVKVGDVVEAVILTLDRDDRKMSLGIKQLTQDPWTDITSKYPVGSKHTGIVRNFTNFGIFVELEEGIDGLIYISDLSWTKKIKHPSEFVNVGEKLDVVVLELDVEGRKLSLGHKQTTANPWDQYEDSFAVGTIHNGEISEIVDKGATVEFGDDIVAFIPTRHLEKEDGKKLKKGDTADFKVIEFNKEFKRVVASHTAIFREEEEKNVKAATENTSSNSTTNAPAATLGDNNDVLAALKAKMEKTEKK, from the coding sequence ATGTCTGAACAATTAAAATCACAAGAAGAGTTTTTAGCAAATTTTAACTGGCATAACTTCCAAGAAGGAATCGATGCAGTTGATGAGAAAAACTTACAAGAGTTTGAAGAACTAGTATCTAAAACTTTCATCGCTACAGATCAAGAAGAAGTAGTTGAAGGAGTTGTTGTTAGAATTACAGATAGAGACGTTATCGTTGATATCAATGCTAAATCTGAAGGTGTTATTTCTTTAAATGAATTCCGTTACAACCCAAACTTAAAAGTAGGTGACAAAGTAGAAGTATTAATCGACATCCGTGAGGATAAAACAGGTCAATTAGTATTATCTCACAGAAAAGCACGTACTATCAAATCTTGGGATAGAGTTATTGCAGCTAATGAAACTGGAGAAATCGTTAACGGTTTTGTTAAATGTAGAACTAAAGGAGGTATGATCGTTGACGTATTCGGTATCGAGGCGTTCTTACCAGGATCTCAAATTGACGTTAAGCCAATTAGAGACTACGATGTATATGTAAACAAAATGATGGAATTCAAAGTGGTAAAAATTAACCACGAATTCAAAAACGTTGTTGTATCTCACAAAGCGCTTATCGAGGCTGATATTGAAGTACAGAAAAAAGAAATCATCGGTCAATTACAAAAAGGACAAGTATTAGAAGGTGTTGTTAAAAACATTACTTCTTATGGTGTGTTCATTGACTTAGGTGGTGTTGACGGATTAATTCACATTACTGACCTTTCTTGGAGTAGAATCAACCACCCAAGTGAAGTTCTTGAATTAGACCAAAAATTAAACGTTGTAATCCTTGATTTCGATGATGAGAAAACAAGAATTCAATTAGGATTGAAACAATTAAACGCTCACCCATGGGATGCTTTAGATGCTAATTTAACTATTGGTGATAAAGTAAAAGGTAAAGTAGTTGTAATCGCTGATTACGGTGCATTTATCGAAGTTGCTGAAGGTGTTGAAGGTTTAATCCACGTTTCTGAAATGTCATGGTCAACTCACTTACGTTCTGCTCAGGATTTCGTAAAAGTTGGAGATGTTGTTGAAGCTGTTATCTTAACTTTAGATAGAGATGACCGTAAAATGTCATTAGGTATAAAACAATTGACTCAAGATCCATGGACTGACATTACTTCTAAATACCCAGTAGGTTCTAAACATACAGGTATCGTTAGAAACTTTACAAACTTTGGTATTTTCGTGGAATTAGAAGAAGGAATTGATGGATTAATCTACATTTCTGACCTTTCTTGGACTAAGAAAATCAAACACCCATCTGAATTTGTAAATGTTGGTGAAAAACTTGATGTAGTTGTATTAGAATTAGATGTTGAAGGACGTAAATTATCTTTAGGTCACAAACAAACTACTGCTAATCCTTGGGATCAATACGAAGATTCTTTCGCTGTAGGAACTATCCACAATGGTGAGATTTCTGAAATCGTTGACAAAGGAGCTACTGTAGAATTCGGAGATGATATCGTTGCTTTCATTCCTACTCGTCACCTTGAAAAAGAAGACGGAAAGAAATTGAAAAAAGGTGATACTGCTGATTTCAAAGTAATCGAATTCAACAAAGAATTCAAAAGAGTAGTTGCTTCTCACACTGCTATCTTCCGTGAAGAAGAAGAGAAAAACGTGAAAGCTGCAACTGAAAATACTTCATCAAACTCTACTACTAATGCACCAGCTGCAACTTTAGGAGATAACAATGATGTATTAGCTGCATTAAAAGCTAAAATGGAAAAAACTGAGAAAAAATAA
- a CDS encoding T9SS type A sorting domain-containing protein, whose amino-acid sequence MKIPHMKKLYFLILFLCFYCLNAQVVSIPDAIFKAKLLSSSPSNQIAKDLNDKWFKIDANNDGEIQTSEALAVSYLKINNTRTASLNGINDFSNLTYLDCQSNLLVSLDVTNLKKLTKLDCGYNYISNLNVNGLTGLENLNCRANKLQTLDISSLKGLKMFSCAVNLLTALNLTGLSELQDVTCSFNSLTVLNLAGLTNLVNLGCGSNKISKLDISNLVNLESFACQDNTVYALKIGNLTKLKTLYVSNNTIGSLDLSGLVNLKELLCGYNSLSSLKLNNLQNLEYISCDHNYISSIEFDKLTKVVTLACYNNYLKTLDVSNLINLQNLSCYYNQLTYLNVKNGQNEPYLAFDGNPNLLYICADDGQTTEIQNSLAEFQNTKCTVNSYCSFTPGGIYYTIQGNGKFDWNDNGCDISDPVWSNMFLKVTDLNGKLITYSIADQKGLYSTYLPLGSYKVTPILEDSSYFKTVPENFDISFPESASPYNLDFCLNILNPKSDLEVVIIPVVPARPGFDAKYKIVYKNKGNTTLSGVVNLGFDDSVLDLISANPKVSGEKINNASWNFTNLKPFETKEIIAIFNVNAPTETPAVNIGDILKFNVAIKSENIDATPLDNTFSFNQTVVGSYDPNDKTCLEGSVITSRLIGEYVHYMIRFENTGTYTAQNIVVKDMIDLSKFDISTLVPTSSSHPFVAKISEENKVEFIFEKINLPFDDANNDGYIAFKIKTKPTLIVGDTFTNEANIYFDYNFPILTNKATSKFEETLGLSDFAFSNYLALYPNPVSDILNVAVKQDIEIQSLAIYDILGQLVIAIPNAKSVSTIDVSRLRAGNYFIKVKSDKGSSSVKFIKN is encoded by the coding sequence ATGAAAATACCACATATGAAAAAACTCTACTTTCTAATTTTATTTTTATGTTTTTATTGCCTGAATGCACAGGTTGTTAGCATTCCTGATGCGATTTTTAAAGCAAAGCTACTATCTTCAAGTCCCTCAAATCAAATTGCTAAAGATTTAAATGATAAATGGTTTAAAATTGATGCGAATAATGATGGGGAAATACAAACTTCTGAAGCCTTAGCAGTTAGTTATCTAAAAATTAATAATACGCGAACAGCCAGTCTTAACGGAATCAATGATTTTAGTAATCTTACTTATCTGGATTGCCAAAGCAATTTATTAGTATCTTTAGATGTAACCAATTTAAAGAAACTTACCAAGTTAGATTGCGGTTATAATTATATTTCGAATTTAAATGTAAATGGATTGACCGGTTTGGAAAATCTTAACTGTAGAGCCAATAAATTGCAGACATTGGATATTTCAAGTTTAAAAGGCTTAAAAATGTTTAGTTGTGCAGTAAATTTACTAACTGCATTAAATTTAACAGGCTTGTCAGAACTTCAAGATGTAACCTGTAGTTTTAATTCTCTCACTGTTTTAAATTTAGCAGGACTAACTAATTTAGTTAATTTAGGATGTGGTTCAAATAAAATTTCTAAATTAGATATATCTAATTTAGTAAATCTTGAATCTTTTGCTTGTCAGGATAATACTGTTTATGCTTTAAAAATAGGAAATCTTACAAAGCTTAAAACATTGTATGTTAGTAATAATACTATCGGTTCGTTAGATTTAAGTGGATTAGTAAATCTTAAAGAATTATTATGCGGCTATAATAGTCTTAGCTCTTTAAAACTTAATAATTTACAAAATTTAGAATATATTAGTTGTGATCACAATTACATTTCTTCGATTGAATTTGATAAGTTGACTAAAGTAGTTACATTAGCATGTTATAATAATTATCTTAAAACATTGGACGTTAGTAATTTAATTAACCTTCAAAATTTAAGTTGCTATTATAATCAATTGACATACTTAAATGTAAAAAATGGTCAAAACGAGCCTTATCTGGCTTTTGATGGTAATCCAAATTTATTATATATCTGTGCTGATGATGGTCAAACAACCGAAATTCAAAATTCACTTGCAGAATTTCAAAATACTAAATGTACTGTAAATAGTTATTGTTCTTTTACTCCCGGTGGGATATATTACACTATTCAGGGGAACGGGAAATTTGATTGGAATGACAATGGTTGCGATATATCTGATCCAGTTTGGAGTAATATGTTTTTGAAAGTTACTGATTTAAACGGAAAACTTATTACTTACAGCATAGCAGATCAAAAGGGATTATATTCTACATATTTGCCATTAGGATCATATAAAGTTACACCAATTTTAGAGGATTCATCTTATTTTAAAACGGTTCCTGAGAACTTTGATATTAGTTTTCCGGAATCTGCAAGTCCATATAATTTAGACTTTTGTTTAAATATATTAAATCCGAAATCAGATCTGGAAGTAGTAATTATACCTGTGGTACCGGCCAGACCAGGTTTTGATGCAAAGTATAAAATTGTTTATAAAAACAAAGGAAACACAACACTTTCGGGAGTTGTTAATCTAGGTTTTGATGATAGTGTTTTAGATTTGATTTCAGCAAATCCAAAAGTTTCTGGTGAAAAAATAAATAATGCTTCGTGGAATTTCACTAATCTAAAGCCATTTGAAACTAAAGAAATTATAGCGATTTTTAATGTTAATGCTCCAACAGAAACTCCTGCCGTTAACATTGGCGATATTCTAAAATTTAACGTAGCTATAAAATCTGAGAATATTGATGCTACACCATTAGACAATACATTTTCTTTTAATCAAACCGTTGTAGGATCATACGATCCAAATGATAAAACCTGCTTAGAAGGTTCAGTGATTACATCCAGATTAATAGGTGAGTATGTTCATTATATGATCCGCTTTGAGAATACAGGAACCTATACTGCACAAAACATTGTTGTAAAAGACATGATTGATTTATCTAAATTTGATATTTCTACTTTAGTTCCAACAAGTTCCAGTCATCCTTTTGTTGCTAAAATTTCGGAGGAAAATAAAGTTGAATTTATTTTCGAAAAGATTAATCTTCCTTTTGATGATGCAAATAATGACGGTTATATAGCTTTTAAAATTAAAACTAAACCAACATTAATAGTTGGGGATACGTTTACAAACGAGGCTAATATTTATTTCGATTATAATTTTCCAATTTTAACCAATAAAGCGACTTCTAAATTTGAAGAAACATTAGGATTATCAGATTTTGCGTTTTCAAATTATTTGGCTCTGTATCCAAATCCTGTAAGTGATATTCTAAATGTTGCTGTGAAACAAGATATAGAAATACAATCATTGGCAATTTATGACATTTTAGGGCAATTGGTTATTGCGATTCCAAATGCAAAATCAGTTTCAACTATTGATGTTTCAAGGCTTAGAGCAGGGAATTATTTTATAAAAGTAAAATCAGATAAAGGAAGTTCAAGTGTGAAATTTATTAAAAATTAA